CCAGCAGCTGGCTCAGCTGCTCGACCGTCAGCCGGTCTGGTAGTTGAGCGAACACCTCGTCAAATCGTCGCCGGGCTGGTGCTCGGCCTGGTCACCGGCGCCGGGGTCGCCGCCCTGCGCGCCGGGCCGCTGCAGGCCCAGGACCGCGCGGTGCTCGAGGCGGAGGTCGAGCGGCGCACGGCCGTCGCCGACCGGCTCGCCGCCGACAACACCGAGCTGCGGGCCCTCATCGAGGTCGAGCAGGCCGCCGCGATCGGCGCGGGCGCCGACAGCCTGCTCGCCGCCACCGAGGAGCTGGGCCTGCTGACCGGGGCGGTCGAGGCCACGGGGGAGGGCGTCGTGGTCGTCCTCGACGACGCCCCGGTCGACGAGGTGGCCGGCGCGGGCGCGGTGTCCGACGAGGGCCGGGTGCAGGACCTCGACATCCAGACCGTCGTCAACGGGCTGTGGGCCGCGGGCGCCGAGGGCGTCTCCGTCAACGGCCAGCGGCTCACCTCGCTGAGCACGATCCGCAGCGCCGGCGACGCGGTGGTCGTCGACCTGCGCCAGCTCGCCCGGCCCTACACGATCACGGCCGTCGGGGACGCCGAGCTCCTGCTGGAGGAGGCCCGGACCGGCTCCGCGGGGAGGTGGGCCGCCTTCCTGCGCGACAGCTACGGTGTCCAGGTGTCGGCAGAGGCCGCCGACGACCTGGTCCTGCCCGCCGCGTCGCGGCTGTCCCTGCGCCACGCCACGGGCGCGACGCAGGAGCCGGTGGTCGGCCCGCAGGGAGAGGACGTGCTCGAGTGATCGCGGTCATCGGCCTGCTCCTCGGGGTGGCGGTGGGGATCTTCCTCGAGCCGACCGTCCCGCCGTTCCTGCAGCCGTACCTGCCGATCGCCATCGTCGCCGCGCTCGACGCGCTGTTCGGCGGCTTCCGCGCGGTCATCGAGGGGATCTTCGACGACCGGGTGTTCGTCGTGTCGCTGGTCTTCAACGTCGTCGTCGCGGCCCTCGTCGTCTTCCTCGGCGACCAGCTGGGCGTCGGCGCGCAGCTGAGCACGGGCGTCGTGGTCGTGCTCGGGATCCGGATCTTCTCCAACGCGGCGGCCATCCGCCGGCACCTGCTGGGGTCCTAGGTGTCGTCGTACCACCCGGACAGCGTCGAGTCCTCCGCCGCCTGGCGGAGGCTGCGGGCCGGGGCGGGGCGGCGGCCCGGGCGGTTCCAGGCGCTCGCCGCCGTCCTGCTCTTCGTCCTCGGCGTCGCCGTCGTCACGCAGGCCCGCCAGACGTCCGAGGCGGGGCTGTCGACGCTGCGCGAGACCGAGCTGGTCCGGCTGCTGGACGGCGTCTCCGAGCGCCGGCAGCGGCTGGAGGAGGAGGCCGCCGAGCTGCAGGCGCAGCGGGAGGCCCTGCTCACCAGCTCCGACGCCAGCGCCGAGGCCGAGCGCGCCGCCCGCGAGCGGCTGGACGTCTACTCCATCCTCGCCGGCACGGTCGCCGCGCAGGGGCCCGGCATCACGATGGTCGTCCGTGACGACGGGGAGCGCAGCGTCGACGCCGCATTCCTCCTCGACGCGCTGCAGGAGCTGCGCGACGCCGGGGCCGAGGCGGTGCAGATCGGCGACGTCCGGGTGGTGGCCAGCACCTCCTTCGTCGACCCGCCCGACCGCAACGGGGTCGCGGTCGACGGGACGGTCGTCCGCTCGCCGTACACCGTGCGCGCCATCGGCGACCCGGACGTCCTCGAGCCCGCGCTGCGCATCCCCGGCGGGGTCGTCCCGCGCCTGGAGCGGGGCGACGACACGGTCATCGTCACCGAGGTCGACACCGTCGTCGTGGACGCGTTGCGGGTCGTCGAGGCCCCTGAGTACGCTCGCCCGGCCCAGCCCGAGGAGTGACCGGCTGCCCGTGCGGTGCGCCCGCC
The sequence above is a segment of the Aquipuribacter hungaricus genome. Coding sequences within it:
- a CDS encoding small basic family protein, producing the protein MIAVIGLLLGVAVGIFLEPTVPPFLQPYLPIAIVAALDALFGGFRAVIEGIFDDRVFVVSLVFNVVVAALVVFLGDQLGVGAQLSTGVVVVLGIRIFSNAAAIRRHLLGS
- a CDS encoding DUF881 domain-containing protein produces the protein MSSYHPDSVESSAAWRRLRAGAGRRPGRFQALAAVLLFVLGVAVVTQARQTSEAGLSTLRETELVRLLDGVSERRQRLEEEAAELQAQREALLTSSDASAEAERAARERLDVYSILAGTVAAQGPGITMVVRDDGERSVDAAFLLDALQELRDAGAEAVQIGDVRVVASTSFVDPPDRNGVAVDGTVVRSPYTVRAIGDPDVLEPALRIPGGVVPRLERGDDTVIVTEVDTVVVDALRVVEAPEYARPAQPEE
- a CDS encoding DUF881 domain-containing protein codes for the protein MLGLVTGAGVAALRAGPLQAQDRAVLEAEVERRTAVADRLAADNTELRALIEVEQAAAIGAGADSLLAATEELGLLTGAVEATGEGVVVVLDDAPVDEVAGAGAVSDEGRVQDLDIQTVVNGLWAAGAEGVSVNGQRLTSLSTIRSAGDAVVVDLRQLARPYTITAVGDAELLLEEARTGSAGRWAAFLRDSYGVQVSAEAADDLVLPAASRLSLRHATGATQEPVVGPQGEDVLE